The Elephas maximus indicus isolate mEleMax1 chromosome 11, mEleMax1 primary haplotype, whole genome shotgun sequence genome contains the following window.
TGAAGGCAGAGCCTCATTTGTGAAAAACTGCAGAGTTTGTGAAGAATTTCACTTGTCAGAGAAGCCCTCTACACTCGAGGAGGAGTGGAAGAACTTCTGGGCAAGCTCAAGCAGCCTCCAACAAAAGGTCACCCACAACAGAGAAGATACACAGGAACACCGAGGGTGGGGAAGTCTTTTGTACTTGACAGATGGATTACAAGTGCAgcgaatgtgggaaagccttcagccGCAAAGACACATTTATTCAGCACCAGAGAATCCACACTGGAGAAAGGCCTTATGAGTgtagtgaatgtgggaaagcattCAGCCGCAAGGACAACCTTGTTCAGCACAGGAGAATCCACACTGGAGAAATGCCTTATAAGTGCAGCGAATGTGGGAGATACTTTAGTCATCACTCCAACCTTATCGTACACCAGAGAGTTCACACTGGTGCAAGGCCTTATGAGTGCAACGAATGTGGGAAGGTCTTCAGACACAAATCCTCACTTGTTCAGCATGAGAGTACCCACACTGGAGAAAGTCCTTATGAttgcagtgaatgtgggaaatCTTTCAGTCACAAGTATATCCTCATTAAACATCAGAAAATTCACACTGAGATAAGACCTTATGAGTGCATTGATTGTGGAAAATTATTTAGTCAAAGTTCTGACCTTATGGCACACCAGAGGGTTCACACTGGTGAAAGGCCTTTTGTGTGCAGCGAATGTGGGAAAGACTTCATCAGAAGTTCCCACCTTGTTCGGCATAAAAGAGTTCATACTGGAGAAAGGCCATATGagtgcagtgaatgtgggaaaacctACAGCTTAAGCTCCCACCTCATTCGGCACCAGAAAGTTCACACTGTAGGAAGGCTTTAGGAGTGGCAGGAATGTACACTTCTTGTTCGTGATAACAAGATGCTTACAGAGAGAAGCTCTGTGGCTAGCCTTTGGGAGGGAGCCAGCAATTAGGTGTTAAACCTCATATATCTGAACATACACACTGGCAAGGTATTTTATGAGTGCCAGGTATGTGGGAACCTTTAAGGAACTGTGTCACACTTTCTAACCTGCTCAAGTTCCTTGTCAAAGTTAGGTCACTACCAATGCCTGTGGCTGAAACCATCTAAACTCTACG
Protein-coding sequences here:
- the LOC126085064 gene encoding LOW QUALITY PROTEIN: zinc finger protein 134-like (The sequence of the model RefSeq protein was modified relative to this genomic sequence to represent the inferred CDS: inserted 4 bases in 2 codons; substituted 1 base at 1 genomic stop codon), with product MFRSPGSGSRLTGAGCWRGAKDAGAPFDQSASVGVSQASAPKAGLSTQMIHSCXTCGPILKDISHLAEHQEPHHELKPYTCGACGRQLWFATDLHHHPKQYSVEKPFRGNEGRASFVKNCRVCEEFHLSEKPSTLEEEWKNFWASSSSLQQKVTHNRXKIHRNTEGGEVFCTXQMDYKCSECGKAFSRKDTFIQHQRIHTGERPYECSECGKAFSRKDNLVQHRRIHTGEMPYKCSECGRYFSHHSNLIVHQRVHTGARPYECNECGKVFRHKSSLVQHESTHTGESPYDCSECGKSFSHKYILIKHQKIHTEIRPYECIDCGKLFSQSSDLMAHQRVHTGERPFVCSECGKDFIRSSHLVRHKRVHTGERPYECSECGKTYSLSSHLIRHQKVHTVGRL